CACAAAGCTTACAATGCTCTAATGTAGAAACTAATAGTGCAGCAGCCTATGGAATGGTAGATGAGGTTATAGAGCCCAAACAAACTAGACAAAGGGTGTATGATATATTATTAATGTTAGAAAATAAAACTGAGCCACTAAAGGGGAAAAAGCATGGCAATATTCCGTTATAGTTAGCTTTTATGGTATGATTTGTATAATTTTAATTTATGGAGGACGACAATGATTAACGAACAACGTTTGCTTGATGAATTTATTAAGTTAGTGCGAATTGATAGTGAAACAACTAAAGAAAGAGCGATTATCGATTATTTAAAAGACAAGTTAACTAAGCTAGGCACACAACCAATTGAAGATAACGCCCATAAAGAAGCAGTGATTGGTGCAGGGAATCTTATTATCACTATCCCTGGCAGATATACAAAGAAAGTTACTGAGAACAAAAGACTATTATTCACAGCCCATGTTGATACAGTCGCCCCAGGCGAGGGTATTGAACCAGTTATTAGGGACGGCTATATTTATTCAAACGGTACAACGATTTTAGGAGCCGATGATAAAGCTGGTGTCGCAGCAATATTAGAAATGCTACAAGTTATAAAGGAAAACAGTATTGACCACGGGCAAATACAAATAGTATTTACAGTTGGAGAAGAATGCGGGTTATTAGGCTCGAAGCATATTGACAAAGAGCTTTTGCAATCTGACATGGGCATAGCTCTCGATAGTAATGGCAATGTTGGTAGAATTATTACTAGTGGTCCAGTTCAGTACTCATTGAATGCAACTATTACTGGGAAAGCGGCCCACGCAGGAGTTAACCCTGAAGCAGGAATTAGTGCAATAGAAATTGCAGCAGAGGCAATAACGAAGATGAATTTAGGCAGAATAGATGAGGAAACAACAGCGAATATTGGAGTAATTCAAGGTGGTATTGCTACCAATGTTGTTTGTGAAACGCTTACGCTTAAAGGAGAAGCACGAAGCTTAAATAGACAAAAAGCTATAAATCAAATTGGAGATATGAGGACCTCCTTAGAGGATGCTGTTAATAAGAGAGGTGCAGTAGCGAAGATTGATGTTAATGAAGAGTATCCTGAATTTTCGTTCGACAAAAATGATGATGAAATGAAGATAATTAAAAAAGCTATGGGTAACATAGGCGTTGTCCCTGAATGTGTTGGCAGCGGCGGTGGAAGTGACGCCAATATATTTAATGGTTATGGAATTAAAACTGTTAATCTCGGAATCGGTATGGAGAATATTCACTCTGTTGATGAGCGCATCGCTATTGAGGAGTTAAACAAAATAGCTCGACTATTAGTAGAAATAGTTAAAGTCTGCAGTTAATATATGTAGTATACAATTTAGCGGTTAGAAAAAGTTAGTCGAGGGAGGCATACATATGGAAGAGAAACGCTTGGAGCGCCAGCAAGTTTTTGCAGGGAAAATTTTAGATGTATATAAAGATACTGTGAGTTTGCCCAATGGAAATGTAGCAACTAGGGAGGTTGTAGAGCATGCAGGTGCTGTTGCAGTCTTAGCAATAGATGAGCAGGGACAAATTGTAATGGTACGTCAATACCGTTATCCAATGCAGGAGGTAATGCTAGAAATACCTGCTGGAAAGCTAGAAGCTAATGAAGAGCCATTGGAGTGTGCAAAAAGAGAGCTAGAAGAGGAAACAGGTTATATTGCTGCAAACTGGGAAAAAATCTTTAGCTTATATACTTCACCAGGATTTGCTAATGAAGTAATTCATATATTTTTAGCAAGGGATTTGCAATATGTTGGGTGTAATCCAGACGATGATGAATTTGTTGAAGCTTTTAAAGCATCTGTCGAAGTAACGATTGAAGATATTAATAGTGGTATGATAAGGGATGCCAAAACAGTTTCTGCTGTGCTTTGGTGGAAATCTCAATTATCTTAGCATAATGCTAACCCCTCTCTCATAAACATCAGATAACAGGGAGGGGACAAACTATGATTCAACGGTTATGGTTAGAAATACAAAAATTTATCGCAAACCACTTATTACTAGTTGTTTTCTTAACGGTCTTATTTGCCATAAGCGTAGCTTTTGGAGCTATTGTAGTACAAGCTTTACAAACAAACCAAAAGAATGAGCTATACATGTATATCAATAATTTTTTATTGTACCTAGGACAGGAGCCATTGTCTCCGAAGTTGATACTCTGGGAGTCCCTTAGTCAAAATCTTAAATACTTAGGGATACTATGGGTCTTGGGCTTATCTGTAATCGGTCTCCCAGTAATTATTGTTATGATATTTGCTAAAGGCTTTTCTTTAGGTTTTACAGTTGCGTTTTTAATTGATCAGTACGCTGGTAAAGGTCTTCAGCTAGCTATAGCTGCAATTTTCCCTCAGAATCTTATACTTGTACCAGTTACATTATTTGTTGGTGTAGCTGGTATTGTATTCTCTATGCAGTTAATTCAGAATAGGATATTACAGTCTGGCGAGTCGCTATTTAATAAATTTATTAATTACTTATTTATCATCATAGTAAGCATAATTTTAGTAATTATTGCATCTTTTTATGAAGCTTATATTGCGCCATATTTTTATTCCCTATGACTATTACATAATGAACTGTTTGAGTTATTCCCAAAAATAGTTTATAATGTTACATAAATAAGCGGCTTTATACATATATGTGTGCTTATGCTGACAGGGGGGAAGGTCTTGGAGAGTAAGTTAAATGACATAAGAAAGCAATTACAAGAGGATGGTTATAAGCTAACACCACAGAGGGAAGCAACGGTAAAGATTCTATTAGAAAACAAGGACCATCTTAGTGCTGAGGATATATATATGCTTGTTAAGGACAAAGCTCCAGATATAGGGTTAGCGACGGTTTATCGTACTTTAGAATTGCTAAGTGAGCTAAGGATTGTACATAAACTGAACTTTGGTGATGGTTTAGCTAGATATGAGCTAACTAAAGATGATGAGGAGCATCATCATCATCATCTTGTTTGTCTAGATTGTGGTAAACTAGAAGAATTTGAGGATGACCTTCTTGGAGACATAGAAGAAAAAATAGAAAAAACTAAGAAATTCAATATAATAGATCATCGCTTAAGTTTTTTTGGATACTGTAGTGAATGTAACGAAAAGGGACAAGCTTCTAAAAAAAAGACAAACATATAGTAAGAACAAAATTAGATATACGTAAGGTTGATATAAGAAGCGCCAGTGTTAGATTATAATTTTCTAACTATGGCGCTTTCGTTTTTAAATCTTATCTTTAATTATTCAATTACTGCGCTTTTTTATATAGCTCAGTTAAATATAATGAAATAATCTTAATCTCTTCATCAGATAGAACGAATCCATATACAGGCATCTCGCCTCTGCCATTCTTCACTACGCTAGTTATGTTATCTTGTCCAAGACGCTTTACTACTTCATTTAGTGATAATAAATCTAAGTCACCGTCCATATTAGTTGTGTGGCAAAAAATACAATTCTTTTTATATAATGCTTCACCTGTAAGGTAACGTTCCTCAGATGCGTAATCCTTTAGACAGAACTTAGATGAATTGAATTCCATAATATCTACTGCACTGCTTTTGTATACGGGATAAAAGTTATTTCCTGCAAATTGATAAATAGAGCTAGAAGACAAATAACCTCCAACATAGAGAAGAACTGCTATTCCTAATGAACTGATAATCAATAAAGACAAACTTTTTTTAAACAAAAAAATCACCTGTCTTTCTATTGTTACAATCATTTTACAAAAATTAAATAAAGCTGTAAATGATTATGAACTAGAAATCATAATTAAAAGCTTCTTTTAAATTCTTCTATAATTACTTGTCTATGAATATAGTTTATGAAAGGATAATTGGGGAAGGGTTTTTCACGATGAATTCGATATATAAACAATTTATAAAAGATACAATCATTTTCTTTGTGATATTTTTGATTTTAACTTTTCTAATTTATACCGTACTAGATATAACTATTAATATCTTAATGCCGTATGATCAATATGAAGAGCCTATTGGTCGTGCAGTTAAGGTGATTTCTTACGAAGATTCAGAAGAAACCATGAGTAGAATAATACATCATTGGTTGTTTTTTTTAGAGTTTGGTGAGTAACTAATATATTTATAAATAATTTTACTTAAGAAAAAAGCAGGAATATTGATATATTTGTTGAAAATTATTTTAAAGGACAAAAATTAGAGATATAAACTTGTGAGTATTCGAATTAGGTAAAGGAGTATGAAGATGGCAACTTGTTACAAGAAAGAAATAGATATTTGTGTTGAAAAATTCTTTCGCTATTTATCAGAAGAGAGGAAGCTGTCCAAAAACACAATAGACTCCTATAATCGCGATATCAAACAATATATTGCACATGCATCGGGGCATACATCTGAGGATTACTGGAAAGAGAAAGTATCTGTAGTAAATTATTTGCGGATGCTGCAGCAAAAGGGAAGAGCTGCAGCGACAATACATAGAAGCGTGGTATCTTTAAGGGCTTTTTTTCAATTTTTAGTTCGTAATGAGTTTGTTTGCAGTGACCCGATAGACGATTTTCAATCGCCTAAAATCGAAAAGAAAATGCCAATGACTTTAACTATAGAAGAAATAGATACAATTCTATCTAAACCTGATATCAGAACACCGATTGGTATTAGAGACAAAGCAATGCTGGAATTATTATATGCTTCAGGTATCAAGGTCTCAGAGTTAGTATCTTTAAATAATTTAGATATCAATTTAGAGTCAGGTTATATCTTCTGTAGGAATTCGGGTAAGGAAAGGGTTATACCGATTGGGAAAAGCGCAGCAGAGGCTATAAAGCTATATGAACGTGAGCGTTTAGAGCACTTTATTAGAAGTATGGATGTTGATGCATTTTTTCTTAATAATCATGGACAGCGTCTTTCACGACAAGGATTCTGGAAAATTTTGAAGAAATATTGTGAAAGTGCAAATATTAATAAAGAAATTAGTCCTCACACCCTACGTCATTCTTTCGCCAGCCATCTAATAGAGCGTGGAGCAGATATTCATGCAGTCAAAGAAATGCTTGGACACACTGACATAGCGTCTACGCAAGTATACAAACCAGAGTTAAAACGGAAACTAAAAGAAGTGTATAGCAGTCATCATCCCCGAGCATAATCTTGGGGATGTATTATTTGGAGGAGTATACATGAATAATTATAAACGCGTAATTCTTTTAATACTGGATAGTGTAGGAGTTGGAGAGCTACCAGATGCAGAGCAATATGGTGATAAAGGCGCTAATACGGTGGGTAATGTTGCTGAGTTTTGCAATGGTTTGACCTTGCCGAACCTCCAGGAAATGGGATTAGGCAATATTATTGACATTAAAGGTGTTGATCCTGTAGAGAAGCCAACCGCTCATTATGGTAAGATGGCAGAGGCTTCGGCAGGTAAGGATACTACAACGGGTCATTGGGAGCTAGCTGGCTTGCAGCTAGAATCGCCGTTTCGTACATATCCTAATGGTTTTCCAAATGAAATTATCAACAAATTCCAAGCAAAAATAGGTAGAGAGGTTATAGGGAACATACCTGCAAGTGGAACTAAAATAATTGAGGATTATGGTGACGAGCATCTTAGAACAGGAAAGCCAATTGTTTATACATCAGCAGATAGTGTGTTTCAAATTGCAGCACATGAGCAGGTTATCCCATTAGACGAATTATATACAATTTGTCAGATAGCTAGGGAAATGCTACATGGAGAGCATGCAGTTGCTCGAGTTATAGCTAGGCCGTTTATTGGTAGTCCTGGTTCTTTTGAGAGAACAACTAATCGAAAGGACTACTCTGTCTCCCCACCAGATAAAACTGTGTTAGATAATCTTATAGCTGCCGATAGAAAGGTATTAGGTATAGGTAAAATTTCAGATATCTTTAACTGTCAAGGGATTACTAGTAGTATAAAAACAAAAAGTAATCTAGAAGGGCTTCAAATATTAGAAAAGCAGTTGGCTGAATTTACTGCAGATTTAGTGTTTGCTAATCTGGTGGATTTTGACATGCTGTACGGGCATCGCAACGACCCAGTAGGATACGCTAATGCACTTAAAGAAGTAGATGCGTATCTGCCAAAAATATTAAATAGTCTACAGGATACAGATTTATTAATTATTACTGCTGACCATGGATGTGATCCAACTATGGTTAGTACAGATCATTCTAGAGAGTATGTACCGTTACTTGCTTACCATAACTCGATTAAGCAAGGTAGTTCATTAGGTGTAAGGGCAACATTTGTCGATGTAGCGGCAACGATTGCTGAAGCATTAAATGTGAATCCAACAAAGAATGGAACAAGTTTCTTACATTACATGTAATAATAACAGGAGGATAACTATGAATAGCTTTACCATTAAACTACAGGAAGCAGCTAGGTATATAGAAGAACGTATTGCAAAAAAACCAGACATAGGTTTAGTCTTAGGTTCTGGTTTAGGTGAGCTAGCAGAACGTATCGATGGAGTTAGAATTTCTTATAGTGAAATCCCTAGCTTTCCAGAATCTACTGTAGAAGGGCATAAGGGTCAGCTTGTTATTGGGGAATTAGAGGGAAAGCAAGTGGTGGCAATGCAGGGAAGGTTCCATTTTTATGAAGGCTATTGCATACAAAATGTTGTATTCCCAATCCGCGTCTTAAAGCTGCTAGGAATAACGAAGTTAATTGTTACAAATGCTGCAGGAGGAGTAAATACAGGTCTTCAACCAGGTGACTTAATGCTGATTACTGATCACATCAATCTTTCAGGGGAGAATCCTTTAATAGGACCGAATCTCGAGGAGTTTGGACCGCGTTTTCCAGATATGTCATCTGCATACTCTAAAGGTCTGCGTAAAAAAGCACTAGAGATAGCTAATAATCAAGGGTATACCATGAAAGAAGGTGTCTATGCGGCAATGTCTGGTCCAAGCTATGAGACTCCAGCAGAGGTACGTATGCTAAGAACTTTAGGAGTCGACGCAGTAGGTATGTCCACTGCGCCAGAGGTAATTACAGCAGTCCATACTGGTATTGAAGTGCTAGGTATATCATGCATATCTAACATGGCCGCTGGTATCTTAGAACAGCCATTGACCCATGATGAGGTAATTGAAACAACGGAAAAAGTTAAACAAAAGTTTGCAGGTATTGTACTAGGTGTAATTAAAGATATATAATCCATAGGTGGGTGTATAGAGGATGGACATGTATGATGTAATTACAAGAAAGAAATTAGGGGAAGAGCTATCTAAGGATGAGATTGATTTTTTTATAAAAGAATATGTTAAAGGTGATATACCAGATTATCAAATGTCCGCACTGTTAATGGCCATATTTTTTAAAGGTATGAGCTATAGAGAGACGGCAGATTTAACTGCAGCTATGGCTGCAAGTGGAGAACAAATTGATTTAACTGCTATTAAAGGCATCAAAGTAGATAAACATAGCACAGGTGGAGTAGGCGATAAGACAACATTAGTCGTTGCGCCAATTGTTGCAGCTTGCGGCCTTCCAGTTGCAAAAATGTCTGGTAGAGGCTTGGGTCACACAGGAGGTACTATTGACAAGTTAGAGGCGATAAAGGGCTATAATTCTGAATTAACTACAGAGCAGTTTGTTAAACAAGTAAACGATTATAAGTTAGCCATAGTTGGACAAACAGGCAATCTTGCACCAGCAGATAAGAAGTTATATGCTTTAAGGGATGTTACAAGTACAGTTGACTCTATACCTTTGATTGCTAGCTCAATAATGAGTAAAAAAATAGCTGCAGGGGCGGACGCAATAGTTCTCGATGTGAAGGTTGGTAATGGAGCCTTTATGAAATCCTTAGCTGAGGCAGAAGAGCTTGCTAATTGTATGGTATCAATAGGCGAAGCCTTGAATAGAAGGACAATAGCAGTTATTAGTGATATGGAACAACCCTTAGGAAGCGCTATTGGTAATGCCAATGAAGTACTAGAAGCGATACGGGTGCTACAGGGAAATGGCCCTGAAGATTTGCTTGAATTAAGCAAAGTGTTAGCAGCACAAATGCTAATAGTCGGGGAGAAAACAAGCTCTACGGTCGATGCCTACAAATTGATAGATAATGCAATAAACACTGGAGAAGCCTTGGATACATTTTACAAATTCCTTGAAATGCAAGGGGCAAATATAAATGATATTGATAACTTAGAGCAAGTAATTTCTAATAACACCGAAAGATTTAAAATATGTGCCTTGGCAACGGGATATATTAGTGAACTGGCTGCAGAACAAATTGGCCGAGCGACAATGCTACTAGGTGCAGGTAGGGCAGTAAAGGATGCTAACATAAATCCTTTTGTGGGGGTTATATTTCATAAAAAGGCTGGTGATTACGTTAAGACGGGCGATACAATCTGTGAAGTTCGTTACTCAGAAGAAATTCAACTACAGAGTGTCGTTAGCGTCATTAATAATGCAATTAAAATAACTAAAAACGTAGTTCAAAGTCAAAAATTAATACATAAGATAATCACAAAAAAATAATAGACTGTTACATTTTATTATTTGTGATAAAATAGTATAAAATGATTTTAGTATTTAAGCACTAGAGACAAAAATAGTAAAAGAAGTGGGTAGATAGAGGGTATGAACTATAATTCAATTTCCGTTAAACGTATATTGATAGTTGTTGCAGTGTTTGTCGGAACAATAGAGCTGTTGCGATATCAGATAACGACTAATATTCAATATGATGATACAATAATTCAGCCTTATTATATAGCAATTATTACTGGTATTATATTAGCTGGTGGTAACTATTTAATTTTAAATACGTTATTAAAGAAATACATAGCACAGCAAACGAAATTAAAAAATGCACAATCATTATATAAGCTAGGAATAGAGCTAGGATCATTTAAGGACGTTTCAAGTAATTTAGAGTTAACGGTAAAGCATATTTATGAATTATTAAATGTAGATTTTGCTTCATTAGCGCTGTATAATCCTAAGAAGAATGACCTCAGTTGGCGTTTCGTCATCGGAAACGAAACGGACAAGCATAAAAGAATTCGACTTCGTAAAGGTGAAGGTATAGCGGGTCTATGTATTGAAAAGAAGACAGCTGTATTTGTAGAAGAGTTTCCAAATAAGATACCTTTGGAGACTCCAGATTCAATACCTATTATGAAAATAGAAAGGCTTGTTTCAGGAGTAGCTGTACCTCTGACATATGAGCAGCAGATTTATGGGGCGATTTTTGTAGCCCATCGACGTAAATACGAGTTTTCAGATGATGAGATATTTATTCTATATGGGGTAGCTAATCAGCTTGGTGTATTATTAGAACATGCACGATTGTATCAAGAGATAGAAAGCTTAGCGACAGTTGCTGAACGAGAACGTCTAGCACGGGAAATCCATGATGGTGTTGCACAAACGATCAGCTATGTGCAACTACAAATAAAAAAGCTTCAAAAGGTCATGAAGGATCAGGAGTGCCCAGCTGCTAACAAGATTGTTCAAGAGATATCAGAGGCAGTTGATCAGTCTTACAATGAAGTAAGGGAATCGATTCATGATTTGAAGGATAAGGAGCTGTTTTCTAAAGGCTTCGAACACTGGCTCAAAGCACATGCAAATGGGTTTGAAAGTCAGTTTGGTATATCAGTTGAGGTTGAGTTTCTAGATCAAACTACGAGTGAACTATCAGAAATTGCCAAAATTCAGCTAGGTAGAATTATTCAAGAGGCCTTAACCAATATTCGAAAGCACGCACAGGCAGCTAATGTTAAGATTAGTGTAGGAAGAGATGAAAATCAGTTGATAGTAGAGATTTCAGATGATGGTGTCGGTTTTGAATGCAAAGGTTCACCAGAGGGACATTACGGTTTATCTATCATGGAAGAACGTTCATCGTCCATTGGTGGTACAATAGAAATTGATTCTGAACCAGGTGAAGGTACTAAAGTTATTGTAAAAATACCACATGAGGAAAACGAAAGGAGAGATTTTTCTTGGATTTAATAAGAGTTTTATTAGTAGATGATCACATTTTATTTAGAAAAGGACTTGTAAATATTTTGAATGAAGAAAGCTCCATCGATGTTGCTGGTGAAGCAAATAATGGCGAAGAGGCGATTGAGAAAGCTCGAGAGTTGATGCCAGACGTTATATTGATGGATATTAACATGCCTAAGTGTAACGGATTAGAAGCGACAAGGGCAATCAAGTCTGAAATGCCGTATGTTAAAATTGTAATGCTGACCGTTAGTGATGACGATGAAAAGCTGTTCGAATCTATTAAGGCTGGAGCACAGGGATATTTATTGAAAAACTTAGAACCAGAGGATTTAGTTGTTTACGTGACAGGCGTAATGAAGGGCGAAACGCCTATCTCAGGTTTAATGGCGACTAAGATATTTGAACACTTTACAGGTGGTCAAGTAAGTAGTGAGCCTAGTAAAGTGGAAAGAGAGAAAAAACCATTAACCAAACGGGAAATAGAAGTACTACAATTAGTAATTAAAGGTGCTACAAATCGAGATATCGCCAATGATTTACATATCTCAGAGAATACAGTAAAGAATCATTTGCGCAACATTATGGAGAAGCTACATATGCAAAATCGTATTCAGGCGGCAACCTATGCATTAAAAGAAGGTTTAATCCGCGATGTATAGCTTCACCAAATAAGCATTAATGGAGTGGATTAATGTAATATGAAGAAGCCAATAAGAGTAACCTTGACTTTTTCCAATCCTTTATTAACACGGGCTATCAAGGATGTAATCGGAAATAACGAAACATTTTTGCTCTCAGAAAGTAAATTAAATTCGATTACATGCGATGATGTTGAAAACATAGATGTTATTTTGTGTGAAACAGAAGTGCTAGAACGTTTAGAAAAAGAACATATATGCCTAGCACCAAAAACTTTGGGGATTAGTGTATGGAACAATATGATTTCCATTTCTAAAGGCGACTTACAAGCTTATGATGACCTTGATGAAATTGTAGACTGTATACTGCAGATAGCAGACAAAGCTAAATTACGTGTAAAATGTGATTTATGTTTAACTGAATCAAAGGATAGGAGAGCGGAATAATAGCGGAAACAGAAAATAAGTGAAAGAACTAATAGCAAAGGCACCCTCTTGGGTGTCTTTTTTGCGTGTTATGTATAAAAATTTTCCAGGTAATAAAAATCTATTGTCAGCACAAACTAATGATTGACAAAGGAGGCAAACAATATGAAACGTTATATAAAAATATTAACAATTAAATTATTATGTCTTTCACTATTATTTTCAGGAGCTTTAATAGTTGGTGCTGAAACACAGTCTAATCAGGCTGAATTGGCAAGTAATGCGAAATCTGCAATATTAATGGATGTAAATACTGGTACTGTTCTATTTGAAAAAAATAGTCATGTAAAACTGCCACCAGCATCCATAACTAAGGTTATGTCTCTTATATTAATCATGGAAGCATTAGAGCAAGGTGTTATATCGCTAACAGACT
The sequence above is a segment of the Desulfuribacillus alkaliarsenatis genome. Coding sequences within it:
- a CDS encoding M20/M25/M40 family metallo-hydrolase; translated protein: MINEQRLLDEFIKLVRIDSETTKERAIIDYLKDKLTKLGTQPIEDNAHKEAVIGAGNLIITIPGRYTKKVTENKRLLFTAHVDTVAPGEGIEPVIRDGYIYSNGTTILGADDKAGVAAILEMLQVIKENSIDHGQIQIVFTVGEECGLLGSKHIDKELLQSDMGIALDSNGNVGRIITSGPVQYSLNATITGKAAHAGVNPEAGISAIEIAAEAITKMNLGRIDEETTANIGVIQGGIATNVVCETLTLKGEARSLNRQKAINQIGDMRTSLEDAVNKRGAVAKIDVNEEYPEFSFDKNDDEMKIIKKAMGNIGVVPECVGSGGGSDANIFNGYGIKTVNLGIGMENIHSVDERIAIEELNKIARLLVEIVKVCS
- a CDS encoding NUDIX domain-containing protein; the protein is MEEKRLERQQVFAGKILDVYKDTVSLPNGNVATREVVEHAGAVAVLAIDEQGQIVMVRQYRYPMQEVMLEIPAGKLEANEEPLECAKRELEEETGYIAANWEKIFSLYTSPGFANEVIHIFLARDLQYVGCNPDDDEFVEAFKASVEVTIEDINSGMIRDAKTVSAVLWWKSQLS
- the spoIIM gene encoding stage II sporulation protein M — protein: MIQRLWLEIQKFIANHLLLVVFLTVLFAISVAFGAIVVQALQTNQKNELYMYINNFLLYLGQEPLSPKLILWESLSQNLKYLGILWVLGLSVIGLPVIIVMIFAKGFSLGFTVAFLIDQYAGKGLQLAIAAIFPQNLILVPVTLFVGVAGIVFSMQLIQNRILQSGESLFNKFINYLFIIIVSIILVIIASFYEAYIAPYFYSL
- a CDS encoding Fur family transcriptional regulator, with protein sequence MESKLNDIRKQLQEDGYKLTPQREATVKILLENKDHLSAEDIYMLVKDKAPDIGLATVYRTLELLSELRIVHKLNFGDGLARYELTKDDEEHHHHHLVCLDCGKLEEFEDDLLGDIEEKIEKTKKFNIIDHRLSFFGYCSECNEKGQASKKKTNI
- a CDS encoding c-type cytochrome; the encoded protein is MFKKSLSLLIISSLGIAVLLYVGGYLSSSSIYQFAGNNFYPVYKSSAVDIMEFNSSKFCLKDYASEERYLTGEALYKKNCIFCHTTNMDGDLDLLSLNEVVKRLGQDNITSVVKNGRGEMPVYGFVLSDEEIKIISLYLTELYKKAQ
- a CDS encoding DUF4227 family protein, coding for MNSIYKQFIKDTIIFFVIFLILTFLIYTVLDITINILMPYDQYEEPIGRAVKVISYEDSEETMSRIIHHWLFFLEFGE
- a CDS encoding site-specific tyrosine recombinase, whose translation is MATCYKKEIDICVEKFFRYLSEERKLSKNTIDSYNRDIKQYIAHASGHTSEDYWKEKVSVVNYLRMLQQKGRAAATIHRSVVSLRAFFQFLVRNEFVCSDPIDDFQSPKIEKKMPMTLTIEEIDTILSKPDIRTPIGIRDKAMLELLYASGIKVSELVSLNNLDINLESGYIFCRNSGKERVIPIGKSAAEAIKLYERERLEHFIRSMDVDAFFLNNHGQRLSRQGFWKILKKYCESANINKEISPHTLRHSFASHLIERGADIHAVKEMLGHTDIASTQVYKPELKRKLKEVYSSHHPRA
- a CDS encoding phosphopentomutase, which codes for MNNYKRVILLILDSVGVGELPDAEQYGDKGANTVGNVAEFCNGLTLPNLQEMGLGNIIDIKGVDPVEKPTAHYGKMAEASAGKDTTTGHWELAGLQLESPFRTYPNGFPNEIINKFQAKIGREVIGNIPASGTKIIEDYGDEHLRTGKPIVYTSADSVFQIAAHEQVIPLDELYTICQIAREMLHGEHAVARVIARPFIGSPGSFERTTNRKDYSVSPPDKTVLDNLIAADRKVLGIGKISDIFNCQGITSSIKTKSNLEGLQILEKQLAEFTADLVFANLVDFDMLYGHRNDPVGYANALKEVDAYLPKILNSLQDTDLLIITADHGCDPTMVSTDHSREYVPLLAYHNSIKQGSSLGVRATFVDVAATIAEALNVNPTKNGTSFLHYM
- a CDS encoding purine-nucleoside phosphorylase, which gives rise to MNSFTIKLQEAARYIEERIAKKPDIGLVLGSGLGELAERIDGVRISYSEIPSFPESTVEGHKGQLVIGELEGKQVVAMQGRFHFYEGYCIQNVVFPIRVLKLLGITKLIVTNAAGGVNTGLQPGDLMLITDHINLSGENPLIGPNLEEFGPRFPDMSSAYSKGLRKKALEIANNQGYTMKEGVYAAMSGPSYETPAEVRMLRTLGVDAVGMSTAPEVITAVHTGIEVLGISCISNMAAGILEQPLTHDEVIETTEKVKQKFAGIVLGVIKDI
- a CDS encoding pyrimidine-nucleoside phosphorylase, with product MDMYDVITRKKLGEELSKDEIDFFIKEYVKGDIPDYQMSALLMAIFFKGMSYRETADLTAAMAASGEQIDLTAIKGIKVDKHSTGGVGDKTTLVVAPIVAACGLPVAKMSGRGLGHTGGTIDKLEAIKGYNSELTTEQFVKQVNDYKLAIVGQTGNLAPADKKLYALRDVTSTVDSIPLIASSIMSKKIAAGADAIVLDVKVGNGAFMKSLAEAEELANCMVSIGEALNRRTIAVISDMEQPLGSAIGNANEVLEAIRVLQGNGPEDLLELSKVLAAQMLIVGEKTSSTVDAYKLIDNAINTGEALDTFYKFLEMQGANINDIDNLEQVISNNTERFKICALATGYISELAAEQIGRATMLLGAGRAVKDANINPFVGVIFHKKAGDYVKTGDTICEVRYSEEIQLQSVVSVINNAIKITKNVVQSQKLIHKIITKK
- a CDS encoding GAF domain-containing sensor histidine kinase translates to MNYNSISVKRILIVVAVFVGTIELLRYQITTNIQYDDTIIQPYYIAIITGIILAGGNYLILNTLLKKYIAQQTKLKNAQSLYKLGIELGSFKDVSSNLELTVKHIYELLNVDFASLALYNPKKNDLSWRFVIGNETDKHKRIRLRKGEGIAGLCIEKKTAVFVEEFPNKIPLETPDSIPIMKIERLVSGVAVPLTYEQQIYGAIFVAHRRKYEFSDDEIFILYGVANQLGVLLEHARLYQEIESLATVAERERLAREIHDGVAQTISYVQLQIKKLQKVMKDQECPAANKIVQEISEAVDQSYNEVRESIHDLKDKELFSKGFEHWLKAHANGFESQFGISVEVEFLDQTTSELSEIAKIQLGRIIQEALTNIRKHAQAANVKISVGRDENQLIVEISDDGVGFECKGSPEGHYGLSIMEERSSSIGGTIEIDSEPGEGTKVIVKIPHEENERRDFSWI
- a CDS encoding response regulator, giving the protein MDLIRVLLVDDHILFRKGLVNILNEESSIDVAGEANNGEEAIEKARELMPDVILMDINMPKCNGLEATRAIKSEMPYVKIVMLTVSDDDEKLFESIKAGAQGYLLKNLEPEDLVVYVTGVMKGETPISGLMATKIFEHFTGGQVSSEPSKVEREKKPLTKREIEVLQLVIKGATNRDIANDLHISENTVKNHLRNIMEKLHMQNRIQAATYALKEGLIRDV